A window of Marinobacter salarius contains these coding sequences:
- the xrtA gene encoding exosortase A yields MHTVTGYSRQYLWLLAVPLLVFGLWAEWQTFFSLWYDSIIYNHGFLVLAGTLFLLYLRRESLAELRVNASPLALFLLAGASVVLLLSQAADIRVFRLLLVPLLIIIWGWSIWGKGFLKTAGGPIMLLIFGVPIWDDLSPLLQHITVFFNEIFLQIADIDATIKEFYIILKVGAFVVENGCSGVRYLMVGLFLASFYGQLHYRSHTPTVLLVLIAALLSMLANWIRVFGIIAAGHYTNMETSLVEDHELFGWVIFVIFTLVPLFYISAKLDKPSEQTEDTPATTVRATPIRSSIAWPVIASLLLLWPSLMPLAVHAKTERLALAWNPTLPETVPGWRGPLRHANIWHPDYQKPDIDIGGVYVSDDLQQVQLQIIGYRLQTQNKELIYYRNRIFDADEWALVSQTTHELNTAYSTGLERVNETIIRRPADGEQIIIWSWYDIGDTLTDSRIKAKVTGALKKITGDSRGALWAVAGRCEGNNIADCDRQRDAFGQFLESAGL; encoded by the coding sequence ATGCACACGGTTACAGGTTATTCCCGGCAGTACCTGTGGTTGCTAGCGGTACCTTTGCTCGTCTTTGGGCTTTGGGCCGAATGGCAGACCTTTTTTAGCCTCTGGTACGATTCCATCATATACAACCATGGGTTTCTGGTGCTGGCCGGCACCCTGTTTCTGCTTTACCTGAGAAGGGAGTCCCTGGCAGAACTCCGTGTTAACGCCTCACCACTGGCCCTGTTCCTGCTGGCCGGTGCCAGCGTTGTCCTGCTGCTATCCCAGGCGGCGGACATCCGGGTGTTCCGGTTGTTGCTGGTTCCCCTGCTTATTATTATCTGGGGATGGTCAATTTGGGGAAAGGGATTTCTCAAAACAGCTGGCGGCCCCATCATGCTGCTGATTTTTGGCGTGCCGATATGGGATGACCTATCACCGCTGCTTCAGCACATCACCGTTTTCTTTAACGAAATTTTTCTCCAGATTGCTGATATAGATGCGACCATAAAGGAGTTCTACATCATCCTGAAGGTGGGTGCCTTCGTGGTGGAAAACGGATGCAGCGGCGTTCGATATCTCATGGTCGGCCTCTTCCTGGCCAGCTTTTACGGGCAACTTCACTACCGCTCGCATACGCCCACCGTCCTGCTCGTTCTTATAGCCGCTCTGCTGTCCATGCTGGCCAACTGGATAAGAGTCTTCGGCATCATTGCCGCCGGCCATTACACCAACATGGAGACATCACTGGTCGAAGACCACGAGCTCTTCGGCTGGGTGATATTTGTTATCTTCACCCTCGTTCCCCTTTTCTATATTTCCGCGAAACTGGACAAACCCTCTGAGCAAACCGAGGATACGCCGGCCACAACAGTCCGGGCGACGCCCATACGCTCTTCAATTGCCTGGCCAGTCATCGCTTCCCTCCTCCTGTTATGGCCGTCCCTGATGCCGCTCGCCGTTCACGCGAAAACCGAGCGGCTGGCCCTGGCGTGGAACCCCACGCTTCCGGAAACCGTACCCGGGTGGCGAGGCCCCCTCCGACACGCCAACATCTGGCACCCGGACTACCAAAAGCCGGACATCGATATCGGTGGCGTATACGTATCGGATGACCTGCAACAGGTGCAACTGCAAATCATCGGCTATCGTCTGCAGACCCAGAACAAAGAGCTGATTTACTACCGCAACCGGATTTTCGACGCCGATGAATGGGCATTGGTGTCGCAAACTACCCATGAATTGAATACCGCTTATTCAACGGGCCTCGAACGCGTTAACGAAACTATCATCCGGCGCCCCGCAGACGGAGAACAGATCATTATCTGGTCGTGGTATGACATTGGTGACACCCTCACGGACTCACGGATCAAAGCCAAGGTGACAGGAGCCCTCAAAAAGATCACCGGCGACAGCCGAGGTGCGCTATGGGCAGTCGCAGGGCGCTGCGAGGGCAACAACATAGCGGATTGTGACCGACAACGGGACGCGTTTGGCCAGTTTCTTGAAAGCGCTGGGCTTTAG